The nucleotide sequence CCTATGGAAATAAGAGAATAGAAGAAGCATATTTAGATTACAAGCGAATAAAAGAGCCTTTTTCAGTAATATTTATTGATGTAGATTCCCTTAAAACCATTAACGACACCTATGGACATCACTATGGGGATTTTGTATTGCAACAAGTTGCATCATGTATAAAAAACTCAATCCGACAAAATGATTTTGCTATGAGATGGGGAGGAGATGAGTTTTTAATTTTACTTCGTAAAGTAGATTATGATGATACATTAAAGATTGCTCAGAGAATAGATGAAAAACTGAAGGAAATTTTTAAAGGAGAATTTGGAATAAGTTATGGGATAGAGGTATCTTCTGAAGAAATTAAAGATTACGAAGATATGATTAGAAGAGCAGATATTAAAATGTATACTATAAAGCATGAAAAACTTAGGAAAAAAACTCAAGAATTTAATTTTGATTAAAACATTTTTATAGAAAGGGGATAAAAATGAAAAAGGCTCTAAAATATTTAAAAGAGAATAGAGAGAAGTATATTTCTGATCTTATTGAACTTTTATCCTATCCCAGCATATCAGCAAAAGGAATTGGAATTAAAGAATGTTCAAAGATTCTTTCAGAAATGTTAAAAAATGTAGGATTTAAAGTAGAGATTTATTCTAATAAAAATAGCTATCCAGTAATATATGGGGAATTAATAACAGGCGCAGAAAAAACCATAATCTTTTACAATCATTATGACGTTCAACCAGTAGAACCTTTGGAGGAATGGGAAAATGATCCTTTTAAACCTGTAATTAAAGATGGAAAAATTATTGCAAGAGGAGTTGCTGACAATAAAGGAAACATAATGAGTAGACTTAAGGCTATTGAAAGTTATTTAAAAGCTTATGATGATTTACCCGTTAATATAAAATGGGTTATAGAAGGAGAAGAAGAAATTGGTTCCATTAATTTATCTGAGTTTATTAAAGAGTATAGGGAAAGACTAATGGGAGAAGGCATTATATGGGAATCAGGAGGCAGAGATTCAAAAGGTTATCCTAAATTAAGTTTTGGATGTAAAGGAATAATATATATTGAGCTTGTTTCTAAAAAAGGAAAAAAAGATTTACATTCCGCTTACGCTTCTATTGTAGAAAATCCTACATGGCATATTATTTCTGCATTAAATGTTCTAAAAGACGTCAAAGAGGATAAAATTTTAGTTCCTGGATTTTATGATGATATATTGGAA is from Dictyoglomus sp. and encodes:
- a CDS encoding M20/M25/M40 family metallo-hydrolase, producing MKKALKYLKENREKYISDLIELLSYPSISAKGIGIKECSKILSEMLKNVGFKVEIYSNKNSYPVIYGELITGAEKTIIFYNHYDVQPVEPLEEWENDPFKPVIKDGKIIARGVADNKGNIMSRLKAIESYLKAYDDLPVNIKWVIEGEEEIGSINLSEFIKEYRERLMGEGIIWESGGRDSKGYPKLSFGCKGIIYIELVSKKGKKDLHSAYASIVENPTWHIISALNVLKDVKEDKILVPGFYDDILEPSPEEWELLEKYPIEEEELKESLGVSKFINNLSGKNLYKKLLYSPTCNICGIYSGYIGEGSKTVLPKYAKVKIDFRLVPNQKAEVLFENIKNYLKEKGFDDLEVIPYGLEDPVQTPINNPLKEVIEKSAEKIFGVKPKLSPRMSGTGPMALFYNELKIPIVEGVGCGHPASQVHAPNENCFLEDYFKTIEWVIGIIDEYRGVS